AGACGAAGAAGCCGGGCTCGTCGACCGGtgctggaggcggaggcggagtccgCGTTGGAGCCGTGAGCGCGGGCCCGGGGATGCCATCTCCTGCCTGGGCGGAGCCGGCCACCGTTGGGGCGTGGTCGCAGCGTGCAGCGGCGCGATGGCCGTGTCCAGGGGCGCGGAGGCCACGTCGAGGGCCGCGGCCAGCGGCCTGGTGACCTTGTCGTCCGACTCGGCGGAGACGGTGCAGTGCCCGGTGAAGTCGACGGCGCCCGCCTACTTCGTGATGGCCACGGGCCGCGAAACGGCGACGGCGGCCGTCCTCACGGATGAGCAGAGAAAGAAGTTGACAAGGCCGGGCATTCTCACCGTCGGCGAGGCTCTCGGTAGagagcgtgctgataacgtgtttaAGCGAAAGATCAACTTGTATTGGTAGAAAGAGTACAACTTATATATGACTGAAAGAGATGCGTCGAACAGACTCGACGGTTCAAGGTGTCATATCCTAGGTCGGTTGCTAATTACAGGGATGCAACGGTTGGAAAGAGAGacacgtcccttgctatgcaaggGTACAATGTTTAGGCAAAAGTAGATTCCCtattaattaaacataattaattaattctAACATGGATGTTTCAAATCCCCTGGATTATGTAGGAATAGTTTCTAATCCTCAAAGGAATTTTGAAGGATTCCAATCCTCAGTTactttttctatgtgttgtttgattCGTAGGGTTTTTCTGTTCCTGCGTTTTGAAAATCcttcgaatcaaagaggccctcacTATTCACAATTCGTTTGATCCGAACACATCAAAGATGAAAAACCCCGTGGAATTCCTACCTTCAAAGTTTCCTTTTAAAATTCTTACAAGCCGAAAAAAGGCTTACACGTTGGGCCCACGAAGCACACGGCTGTTTCCACACCATGCGTCCGCTCAGTACGCTGCCCCCCATGACTCTTACTGCTACTTCTGTATCATTGTTTATATTGGACACAAACATTCAAAATCATCCATCTATGATATTCGGATTATCTAATGACCATACGACAGAGGGGTTCAATCCCTGCTTAACCATCACAGGTTATTCATGCAAGTTCTCAAGCACATAATGCAAAGGTGGTTAGAGCAATAACACAAAGTTATTTCAATTCTAATTTGGTTCCATGAGAACAACCAGACAACAACAATAATCCCAGTACCACAGTATTACCACAACCAAATACTCATCCGTTCCtacatataagtctttttagacatttcaaatggactacaacatacgtatgcatgtagacatattttagagtgcagattcactcattttgctccgtatgtagtcacttgttgaatctctagaaagacttatatttgggaacggatggAGTAAGACAAGTTCATAATTTCTCGAATTAATTATTTAAGGGCTCCTCAAGCTCCTGGCCCAAATCTTGACCTGGCACCTGAACAAACGTAGGGAGATATAGATGTGATAAATTATTTTGGAAAATGAAGACACTTCTTTCAAGTGTTTGAAAAAAAACAATGAACAACTACTGCTAGAACAGAGAAATAAATTCCGTTTAGTTGTCTGCTtgttgcagatattttcaccataACAAAATCCCTAAAATAACAtaaatatttaatatatatttgAAAATTTGATCTGGCAAAGCTTGAGTCTCCATGGCCATGGAGGCTTTAAAACAGATCAAAATTTGAGCCTGTATATGGTTTTCTCAGGAAGTAAAAAATGTAGTAGGAGCAAAAGATTGATGGGTAACTAATTGCATCCTCTCTCCCAAAATCATATCAGCAATGAAGACGAAGCTTCAGTGCCTTAACGTCACCTGGATTTGGATatgtgacatgtgggccagccacctattTCTCATGATTACAGTAGAAATTGGTCATAGTTGTTGTTGACGATGCTTAACCAGGTAATATTGATGATCTAAGCAGCTCAACCACACAAATGACTTTTATGCCCTACACTTTTCTTACAGAATTTAGCGATGGTCTAGTGCAGGACTCTAGATAACAAATGTTTATGGTGGAGAAAGAACCGTCTTCACCCAAGCAAAAACCAAACCGTCAGACATGTTCACTATATATAAAATCTTGATTTGCACAGACAGAAGACATGCATGTAAATACAGGAAATATAGCTCTTATTAAAACCAGATTAACTAATATAACCAAGCAATGCACAGAACACCTAAAACTGAAGGAAAACTTGGTATACAACCTACACAGGGGTAGGTCAGAAAGAGATTAGATTATTTTTCCTCCTAATGCCTAGTGGTTAACTAGATTTTTCTTACTAATGCCTGTGGTTAAGTAGATAGTAGGTAACCCCTGGTCCAATAACTGCTATTTAAAAATAGCAGAAAGACAAGGCAATAAGAAAACAATCATACCATCTCTTttatgtcttcatcatcatcatcaggaagtgGAGGAAACACCACCTCAGCAAACTCACTCTCTGAAAAATCTGCATGCGGGCCCAGTTGAGACACTTGCGAACACCCAGAGTTGTTCATTTTGTAAACCCACTGTGCAGTAGCCTCAAATGACTTGAACCGGCGGACCATCTCTTCACGGTCACGGGATACCCCCCAATACTTGCACCAGCATTCATACAAGGCCCATAGGGATTCCTTCGACTTAATGGAATTCTCATCAACAAGGGGAAATATTCGGGGTGCTTCTTTTGACTTGGGACCGCCTGCCGTTCAGTAGCACATAGTTACAATTTGATTTGTGGTACGCAGAAAAATACAATCATTTTTACTATTGCTCTCAGCGGAATTGATTTGATTGAAGGCAGCTGGCATAAGTAAATAAACAATATCCTTGCTAGATGTCCGAATGAACATGCTTATTCAAATAGATCTACTTATAATAGGAAATAATATGGGGATTTCAGGTATTAAATTCAGATCCAAGTAAGGAGAATTCCTATATATTCAGAATTCAGATCCAAATTCTGGAAGGGCTATAAACATAACGCGGAAATTTCAGATATAAAATTCAGATCCAAGTAAGAGAATTCCTTTGAAAATTTCGGCAATCGGGATTCAGATCCAAATTCCGAAAAAGCTTTCTCAACATAGGGATTACCTGCAGCTGCAAACATGCGACGGCTGGTACCAGCCGCCAGATAGAGCCGGGAGAGACACGGGGAGATGCCACCAGCAATATCTCCAACGGGGCGGGATGCGAGGGCTGCCCGCGCGAGCTTGGACACGATGAAAGCCATAGCCTAGGTCGGAGGGGATGGTTCTGGAATTAGGGTTTGTGTGCGTCGCCGGTCCCGTATTTATATAGATCGAAAGGTCTCTTGAAACCGTTGGATCGCTCTCGCGTTCGATCTCCTCCGCACACAATCAGACACCGAGAGTCAGCCCAGGGCATGTGGGCTTGTGTGGGCTGTGCGGGCGAAACTCAGAGGATGTACTATGTATACTAGTCGAAGGCACGTGATTTGTACGTGTGCGTTGTTAACTAAAGTTCTAGGCAAACATGACAACTTTAAATAAAAATGAAGCACTTTTTATACGGAGTTTTAGCTTCGCAACCTCTTGCCGAGTTACAATGTTGATGAACAAATTTGATTATTATATTTCCAAAACATGTCAAGAGTAATTTTGGTTAACACTTGACAAACTTAGAGTAATTTTCTCAAAACAGTAAGTCACATCGGGGgaccaaatttttttcaaaaagtaATCATCTGCATGCATTGTACTACATAACTTGGACGTGGATGGAATATAATGCATTCTACCATGCATATCCAATATTTAGGATCTCCCGCAAAAGAAATTCCAATGTTTAGGACTTCACAAAAAAAAATGGGTATGTGTCATCATAAAATTTGTGAGGATGGCCGTTCAGCTCATCGACCTTCTGTTTTTTTTAACATACTGCTCGACCTTTTTGGGTCGTGCCTTAGGCTAAAATGTGGTTTTGGGCCAACAGCGTGACACTCGGCTATACGGGCCTAGAAACTTGCCACTGGGCCAGCTGTATGGAGGCCCACTCAGAAACGCCAACGCGGGTCAGTTCCCTGCCTCTATGTCGAGCGAAAAAAGAAAAGAATCTTCTCAAAAAATAAACTGTCGAGCGGAAAAAGAAAAGAATCTTCTCAAAAAATAAACTGTCGAGCTGAGCAGcactgcgccgccgcccctcctcccgtCTCTGGCCCCGCGACCCGCCGAACGCCGACCCGAGGACCGCGAGGGCGTCGCGGAAGCGCACGAC
This region of Triticum aestivum cultivar Chinese Spring chromosome 2D, IWGSC CS RefSeq v2.1, whole genome shotgun sequence genomic DNA includes:
- the LOC123051975 gene encoding uncharacterized protein, with amino-acid sequence MAFIVSKLARAALASRPVGDIAGGISPCLSRLYLAAGTSRRMFAAAGGPKSKEAPRIFPLVDENSIKSKESLWALYECWCKYWGVSRDREEMVRRFKSFEATAQWVYKMNNSGCSQVSQLGPHADFSESEFAEVVFPPLPDDDDEDIKEMVPGQDLGQELEEPLNN